One Hypanus sabinus isolate sHypSab1 chromosome X2 unlocalized genomic scaffold, sHypSab1.hap1 SUPER_X2_unloc_3, whole genome shotgun sequence DNA window includes the following coding sequences:
- the LOC132385862 gene encoding gastrula zinc finger protein XlCGF57.1-like has protein sequence MLTCPDCRKGFTRSFQLNERQRVHTEKMPSTCSDCGKEFTSSSYLKVHQRVHSGEKPFICSDCGKGFTRSSHLLRHQLVHTGERPFICSDCGKGFIWSAELNAHQRVHTGERPFTCSDCGKGFTRSYHLYAHQRVHTGERPFTCRECGKGFTDSSSLLKHHLVHTGEKPFNCSECGKGFAQSSTLVKHYQTHTGERPFTCSECGKGFIQAVLLKDHQRIHNEEKPFTCSDCGKGFTRSSQLKVHLRIHNGEKPFICSDCGKGFIWSSQLKAHQRVHTGERPFTCSECGKRFTRSSQLHSHQRVHTGERPFTCSECGKGFTRSSRLLKHKLVHTGEKLFTCSECGKGFTRSSQLKAHQRIHTGERLFTCSDCGKGFSRSSKLQRHQLVHTGEKLFTCSECGKGFIQAVQLKDHQRIHNEEKPFTCSDCGKGFPRISQLKVHRRVHSGEKPFICSDCGKGFIWLSQLKAHQRVHTGERPFTCSDCGKGFIRLAHLYTHQRVHSGERPFTCSDCGKRFTQSSQLTVHRRLHSGERPFSCSDCGKEFTHSSSLQRHRWVHTRERPFTCSECGKGFTHSSELLKHQRVHTGEKPFICSDCGKGFTRSATLQRHRRVHTGEGCALALSVGRDALSHPIS, from the coding sequence ATGCTCACCTGCCCTGATTGTAGGAAGGGGTTCACTCGGTCATTTCAGCTGAACGAAcgtcagcgagttcacactgagaaGATGCCGtctacctgctcagactgtgggaaggaattcacttcgtcatcttacttgaaagtacatcagcgagttcactctggtGAGAAACCGTTcatttgctcagactgtgggaaaggattcactcggtcatctcacctactgagacaccagttagttcacactggagagaggccattcatctgctctgactgtgggaagggattcatttggTCTGCTGAACTGAacgcacatcagcgagttcacactggggagaggccgttcacctgctcggactgtgggaagggattcactcggtcatatCATCTATACgcccatcagcgagttcacactggggagaggccgttcacctgccgtgaatgtgggaagggattcactgactcATCCTCATTACTGAAACACCACTTAGTTCACACCGGGGAAAAACCGTTCAACtgttctgaatgtgggaaaggattcgcaCAGTCGTCCACCCTTGTGAAACATTACCaaactcacactggggagaggccattcacctgctctgaatgtgggaaggggttcattcaggctgttctgctgaaggaccatcagcgaattcacaatGAAGAGAAAcccttcacctgctcagactgcgggaagggattcactcgatcatctcaactgaaggtgcaTCTGAGAATTCACAAcggggagaaaccattcatctgctcagactgcgggaagggattcatctggtcatctcaactgaaggcacatcagcgagttcacactggggagaggccgttcacctgctcggaatgtgggaagcgattcactcggtcatcgcAACTACActcacatcagcgagttcacacaggggagaggccgttcacctgttctgaatgtgggaagggattcactcggtcatccaggTTACTGAAACACAAGctagttcacaccggggagaaactGTTCACCtgttctgaatgtgggaagggattcactcggtcatctcaactgaaggcacatcagcgaattcacactggggagaggctgttcacctgctcagactgtgggaaaggattctctcggtcatccaagctacagagacaccagttagttcacactggggagaaactgttcacctgctctgaatgtgggaaggggttcattcAGGCTGTTCAGCTGAAGgaccatcagcgaattcacaatgaagagaaaccgttcacctgctcagactgcgggaagggattccctcggatatctcaactgaaggtacatcggcGAGTCCActctggggagaaaccgttcatctgctcagactgcggAAAGGGATTCATCTGGTTATCTCAACTGAAGGCACATCAGcgggttcacactggagagaggccgttcacctgctcagactgtgggaagggattcattcggtTAGCTCATCTATACACACATCAGCGGgttcactctggggagaggccattcacctgctcagactgtgggaagcgattcactcagtcatctcaactgacgGTACATCGACGACTTCactctggggagaggccgttctcctgctcagactgtgggaaggaattcactcacTCATCCTCATTACAAAGACACCGGTGggttcacaccagggagaggccattcacctgctctgaatgtgggaaaggattcactcattcatctgaattACTGAAACATCAGCGAGTGCACACCGGGGAGAAACccttcatctgctcagactgtgggaagggattcactcgatcagcCACGTTACAAAGACACCGGCGGGTGCACACTGGAGAAGGCTGTGCCCTTGCTCTCAGTGTGGGAAGAGATGCACTCAGTCACCCGATCTCGTGA